In Pristis pectinata isolate sPriPec2 chromosome 23, sPriPec2.1.pri, whole genome shotgun sequence, the genomic stretch ttttccagtgaaccctctAAGTTGAAGGGGAGCGTGAGTAACAGGAGGAACTGGGAGGCGAACCAGCTGAATTTCCCGACAGGTTGTCCGCCCGAATCGtccacaattcctctccccccacagatgctgctcgacccgctgagttcctcccgcatatTGTGCGTTGCCCCGGATTCCAGCGTCGACAGTCTCCGGATTTCCGAGCGATGGGATCGCAGATTATCGGCGTTTTACTGTATTTCTGTAATCCATCAGGCCAGCTCCTGATCAAACTCTCCCACAGCACCGGCAACCGGCTAGGTCCATTGTTCCAAGCGATTTAAATTGGTACCATGCTCCAAATCACCTCAAGCAGAACCTACATCACAGCGGAGCAGATTAAAGCAAGTACCACTTCCCTGGGAGAAGTATTTGAACCCTTGCCCTGCGTTTACAACTTTTTGACACAGCTTTGGTAGCTTGCAGTAGTGTCTTAGCAATTCTGCAGGAACTTGGTTGCATTGCAGTTCCGGCCAGTGTTGACCGGCGAGAAGGCGAGCGGCGCCGGTCAGACACGAGGACCAGTCCATCGGATGTTGAGCGTTACAGCCGGAAAATTACCTGCTCCTTCTGGAGAGGGCTTTTGCACAGTGCAGACGGGACGGCCGGGggtgagaggtgggtggggaacgAGTCGGGTTGCAGACTCATTCTTGGATTGAACGGCCGCGACCCCATCAGACAGAACAACCGCCAACGGCAACGTGCGGATCCCAGGAGCACCAACAATGCAGGGTCCCGGTCTACCGCTCAGAAATACCTGCCCAGTCTGTGCCGAGCTCCTCGAATGGAGCTTCATCCCGTAACTTGTTGCCAGAGAGACAAAGATCCTTCCATCGGAGAGACTCGACGGGAGGGAGATCATGACTCAAGCCCTGGTGATGTCAGTGACCGGCATCAATTGTAATATCTTCGGTATTTGGTCATTGAATTCTGCAGCTTCCCACCCAACGAGGAACTGCCAGGCACAGAGCACTGCCCAGTGAGGTCACAGCCCTTGCACCCTGCCGTGGGAATTGAGGACAATCTCCCTCTGGGGCAAGGTCTTTAAGGCATAGCTTGAAGGGAGATGTCCGGGGCaagaattttacacagagagcggtgggtgcctggaacgggctgccaggggttgggggtggaggcagatacgatagaggggtttaaggggctgttagacaggcacatgcagggaatggacggatgtggatcatgtacaggcagaagggattagtttaaatttggcATCGTTTCTCGGcatagacctggtgggccgaagggcctgttcctgtgctgcactgctctatgtTTTGTGTGATAAAGTCTGTCGGACCCATGTGGTTTAGAGTTGGCCTTGAAATTACGCGGAGATTTGCAACGCCTGTAGAAGAGACCAGTTGGAATCGGTGCAGTGACGCACCAAGCCCAGGTACCGTTCAGTGATCTTAACCGGGACCACTGCACCTGGTTTAAAACTACTCAAGGTGTGATTTAGCAGCCGACGTGCGCCGGTATATTGCTGCGGCCACTGCTGTCACCTAGACCAGAGCCCTACACTGCAAACTGTTGGCAGAGTGAGTTCGCAGCAGAACAGTTGGAGAAACACAGCGTCCGGCAGATAGGTTTACCGGATCTCTCTTGATCTGATCAGATTGCGCGACAGTGCGCGACCAGGAAGATGAAGCGATTGTCGACTCCTCGGTTgaggaagaaaaaatattttaaaaaagattgattgcattgaaaaaggaaaaaaaataaatgttatattCCAACAACAAATAACAGCTCAAGGAATTAATCTCCACACAAACAATAATTAATCTCCATTGGCAGTTGGTTGACCAGCATTAGTTAACACTTATCAAGTCATGTAGCCACACTGTGACGTGAAATGTTGGGACTTGCTGTGCTGAGGTCAGATAGTTTCTATTGCATTTCAAAGGTGAGTCAGGTTGTGCGATGTTCACAACGTTAACGGTTGTAAAGGTAACCTTGGGTATTCAGAGGTAACTCGACCCCTCCCCTTCTCAGGTTGCTGATGCatattgagagcttcaagcacCAATAGCCTCACAGCCTCTTTGTTTCCATAATTTGACCCAGAATTAAATGTTAATGATTGGTATCATCGCTAAGGCCAAGCTTGGAACTATTTGGGCTTGTATTACATCCTTCCTTGAACTGCGTAGTGAGATCACAGAGCCATTAGAAATAGCAGGAATAGGGCATCAGTTAAACTCCTGAACGTTAACATctcagacgacctgtcctgggcccagcacatagatgcaatcacaaggaaggcgcgccagcatttttactttctcaggaggttaaggaggttcagcttgtcaccgaacactctaacaaacttctacagatgtactgttgaaagtgtcctgactggttttatcacggtctgggacggcaattcgaaagctgcagagtgtagtggactctgcccaatacatcgcaggcacatctctccccaccgtcgggagtatctacaggaggcgctgcctcaacaaggcaacatccatcatcaaagatccccaccacccgggccatgccaccttctcgcagctcccattaggcaggaggtgcagaggcaggaagacaccttggtcggcattgatgagttgggttgaaggacctgcttccgtgctgtatgactctaagtttgtatgtttcagtgataatgcctctcattcttttcaaACCAATGTGGTTTAGGATCAGTCTCCTTAATCCCTCTGCATAGGACAAATCCACAACTTCAGGAACCAGGCTGGTGAACCCCCCTGGCACTCCCTCTGTCGCAAGTACATTCATGGTTggatggggaggtgggaccagcgcacaatattccaggtgccacCTCATTCCAGTaagatgtctctactcttgtacccAGATGTTCTTACAGCAAAGCTCAACATACAATTTTCTTTTCTAATGCACGTCGattttcagtgactgatgtacaATGTCACCTCTACACACCAACACCTTTGAACCTTCTTCATTCAAAAAGTACTCCACTTTTCTACCAGAGTGAAtgttctcacattttcccacatgacATCGTCCTCACCCATTCACAATGTCCCCCTGACGCCACTCCACAGCCtactcacaacccacactgctaTCCTGCTTGGTATGTTAATGACTATTGCAACCCTTCACCAGCTCAAACTTGTACAGTTCTTACCACCCCTTGCTAAGACGCAGCAAATTAAATGGTTTGAGAAATGATTTAAACAAGACAGTAGTTTAGACGCAAATCTAGTATTTCATAGCCCCCAGAGCAATGTTGAAATAGTTTGAGTCAGCTCAGTTGTGAAATTAAACCACCTCTCAATTTCCCTGTGTATACAATATGAATTTGATTTTAAAGGAAGACACATTTCCACAGAGCGTTTCACGGTCTAATAACGTCCCCAATGAAAAATGTGGTGGATAATCTGTGCACAGACAATTCCCACAAACAcgtgtgataatggccagataatctgtcCTTCTGATATTGATTAAGGgttattattaattaattattaataaGTATAAATGGTTGATATTTGCTATTAATACTAGTTAATTAATAATTATAATTATAAATTGTTAATATTTGttattaataataattaattGTAGTTATTAACGAGTTAATAGTTATTAATTAATAATAGTTGATTATTATTTATAATCCGACAGAGCAGCGCTCTCTCAGTGCAGTACATGCCTGTAACAACACTGAGGTTCCAGCCCCACGTTAAGGCGCTCAAGCCTCACCATCCTTTACCCAGAATCGAGATGATTAACCACGGGTACAGACTGACAGTTTCACGTGTCAGACAATACGATCAAAAGTATACCAACAGCTTAAAATACACGGAGTATTTCATGCTGGAAAACAGATTTAGACAATGCAGCATATAGTGTGAGGTATTGTGTGGGGTTTATGAGATGTAAAAACTACACACCGTGTACAAAGGGAATACATTATCGTGTAAAAGGTATACCGAAAGACAGGGAACTGTATTGTGCACGATTACAGAGACAAATGCAAGAGAGGCAACATGTTATTCGCCGTTTTCTGTTCTCTGGGCGCTGtgaatgagtgagagagagagagagagagagagaagaggcacATCACGCACGGCCCGGTACGCAGGGGGTGTGAGTGTGAATTGTAAGAGACGGTCCAACCACGGGTGATACCGATCCCAACAAGCTCCATGTTTGGAGCCCGCCCTGAGAACGGCCACCGGGGCACAGTTTGGGCGGACGTGATGCGTGGCTGCACATTTGATAAAAGCTCCCCTCGTCGTGCGAAGGCCAAGCACGAATCAGCTGCATTCCCGGCTCTAGCTTGAGTGTTAAAGCTAACTCCAACTGTACTGAAGTAACGCAAGGCAGAACACTCACAGCGAGCGTAATCATTTAAAGGGTTAGACGGGAGACACGCCGCTCTACTGCTGCACCCAGAAAGATGACTTCATTGGTACCTCTGACGTGGCTTCACACACCGACTCCGAGAGTTGGTACTTAGTTCAGCCCACCGACCTAACCCTTTCCCAGAAACATAACTACTGAATGACATTATggatattggtttactattggcACATAtcccgaggtacaatgaaaaacttgtcttgcataccgatcgtacaggtcagttcattacacactgcagttacattgggttagtagcgagtgcattgatgtagtacaggtaaaaacagttaacagtacagaataaagtgtcacagctacagagaagtgcagtacaggtagacaataaggtgcaaggtcacaacaagatagattgtgaagtcaagagtccatctcatagtataagggaattgttcaatagtctttaccACCGtaagatagaagctgtgcttgagcctggtggtacgtgccctcaggctcctgtatcttctgcctgatgggagaggggggaagagaaaatgacccgggtggatggtgtctttgattaggctggctgcttcaccaaggcagcgagaggtacagaccatggagaggaggctggtttccattacTCGCCAGAGTAAATAGTGagtagatgggtatcttggtcggcagggaccggttgggccgaagggcctgtttccgttctgtgttactctatgaccctAGGACCAGAATAAATACGAATTTGCTTTAGGACCAAGCAGGAAATCACTGATTCCTGAATGCACACGCCTGAAatcacgtagcaccaggctcaaggacagcttctacctagctgttataaaactattaaacggtcccctagttcgataaaatggactcttgaccgcacaatctacctcattatgaccttgcaccttattgtctgcctgcactgcactttctctgtaactgtgacactttattctgtattctgttatagtttttaccctgtactacctcaatgcactgtggaatgtactgatctgtacgatcggtgtgcaagacaagttcttcactgtacctcggtacaactaacaataataaactaattctatTTCTCCCCAGCGCAGGAAGGAAGAGTCACATCTTCATCCGTTggcaggtcccagcactgactcccCGTCTGATTCCAACCcttgcccctccccacccaccccccacccccacagtgtCCTCCCTTCGGTACCGCTTCCAGTCGACTACCGGGCAGATTTTATTTGAACCGACACCCCTCCTGCGTTAGGAAGCAAAGTGCCGCGGCGCAACAGGTacacaacgctggaggaactcggcgggtcgggcagcgcctGTCGAGGGGAAATGCTGAGTTCCTCTCTGCATGGTGTGTGCCTTGCTCCAGATGCCCAGCACCTGCCCTCTCTCTGGTGTCACCCAAACACCGCGGAAGGCTGGGAGGCTGAGAGTGGGAGCAGAGCCCGCGGAGAATAgactgcgggtcaggcagcctctgtggagggagaagcagaaatTCTGCTTATTTCCAGAATTGTGTTTTCcgcctgaaatgtgaactgtgaATTCTCCCTCCGCCgcggctgcccgacctgctgagtattccaacgTTTTCTGTCTCCATTACTGTCTCCCAGAGGTGGTTGTGAACCGCCGCTGGCTTGGTCAAACCCCGCCAGGCTCCGCACTGTTGTGGATGCCAGCGGTTTAATCCCACGGCTTGAATCTGCACAGGTGGGGAGTGAATGCCAGTGGGCAGGGCAGGGCGGTGCGACTGGGCGTTGGCTGCGCCCGTTGCCGAGGAATGGGGCGAGTGGGAGTGTCCGGAGCCGAGGTGGGGCCGCCTCTCGCTGGCTATATACAGCGGGAGGCAGCCTGCGGGGCGCTCAGTCCAGCGCCCGACTAGCTCTCCCGCCGCAGTCTCCGCTATACTGACAGCCATGCCCAGTATCACCAGCACCATCTCCAGCCGCCGGACGTCCCGCCGCAGTGTGGCTCCCTCCTTCTCCAGCCGCTCGGTGCAGAGCGGGTCCTGGAGCCGGGGGTCCGCCACCGGACACTCCCTGGTTCTCGGCTCCGGCGGCGGCATCAGCTCGTCCGCCGGCCTCCTGATGTCGGCGGCGGTGGCCGGGCCCGGGGGCGAGAAGGAGACGATGCAGGGGCTGAACGAGCGGCTGGCCCGTTACCTGGACAAGGTGCGCACGCTGGAGACCAGCAACAGGGAGCTGGAGGTGCAGATCAGCGCGCTGCTGGAGGAGCGGAGACCGGTCGAGAGGGACATTAACCCCATGTTGGCGCAGGCACGGGTCCTCAACAAACAGGTACAGGCACCCTGACCCTCACACCCCACACCACGACCCTCACACCCCGACCCCCACACCTCGACCCCTACACCCCACACTCCGACCTCACATCCCGACCCCCACACCCCGACCCCCACACCTCGACCCCTACACCCACACTCCGACCTCACATCCCGACCCCCACACCCCGACCCCTACACCCACACTCCGACCTCACACCCCGACCCCCACACCCCGACCCCTACACCCACACTCCGACCTCACATCCCGACCCCCACATCCCGACCCCCACACCCCGACCCCTACACCCACACTCCGACCTCACACCCCGACCCCCACACCCCGACCCCTACACCCACACTCCGACCTCACACCCCGACCCCCACACCTCGACCCCTACACCCACACTCCGACCTCACATCCCGACCCCCACACCCCGACCCCCACACCCCGACCCCTACACCCCACACTCCGACCTCACATCCCGACCCCCACACCCCGACCCCCACACCCCGACCCCTACACCCCACACTCCGACCTCACATCCCGACCCCCACACCCCGACCCTCATACCTCACACACCATCCCTCACACCCCGACCTCACACTCCGACCCTCACACCCCATCCCTCACAGCCCACACCCCGAACCTCACACCCCAACGTCACACCCTGACCCCCACACCCCGACCCCTACACCCCACACCCCGACCCCCACACCCCGACCCCTACACCCCACACTCCGACCTCACATCCCGACCCCCACACCCCGACCCTCATACCTCACACACCATCCCTCACACCCCGACCTCACACTCCGACCCTCACACCCCATCCCTCACAGCCCACACCCCGAACCTCACACCCCAACGTCACACCCTGACCCCcacaccccaacaccacccacacacccttaTCCTCTTCCTCCGGTTCCTCAcacatctccccacccctccccaaccccaacaACCCCAccctcgaccccccccccccaaccccgagTCCAGGCTCCGAGTCAGTGTTTTACCGCCGCTCACCGTTCGCCCCCCCGAAAGCTCCTGAAAGGGATTCCGCCTGTTGCTTTTCTGGCGTCGTGTTTGCGGCGGTAACGAGGTTTCAGTGGGTTGCTGGGTCTCTGCACATCGCTTGTCTCCCGCCCGCAGTGGGAAGCCGGCTGGGAGAACTTCGCTCCAGGAGCAGCCGGGCTCGGAGCGGGGACCCCTGGACGATGCAGGTCGGAGTGTTTCTGTTGCCAGCGGCCAGTCTGGGGAACAGATCGGTCCCCGGGCAATCCCGCCCGTGTTATATCCCGGGAATATTTCCCATTCCTGCTCTGGGTCGTTGCTGGAAAATGCGCAGGGAGTCAGACCTACAGGGCCCCTCGTCCAACGGAGTGTGATCATCTTACCCGAGAGGGCGGCCACTCCACGGCGAGAGAGCCAGGGTTGGGGCGGACTCCCAGTGTGTCTGGTGTTGGCAGGAGAGGTAGGGCAAGAGACGGGGCGCtggggaagggtctcgacccgaaacgtcgactgtcccatttccccccacaggtgctgcctgacccgctgagttcctccagcagactgggtggtaaattggtaaattggtttattattgtcacatgtactgaggtacagtgaaaaactttgttttgcatgccatccatacggataatttcatcccatcagtgcattgaggtagtacaagggaaaacaataacagaatgcggaatgaagtgttacagttacagagaaagtgcagtgcaggcagacaataaggtgcaaggtcataacgaggtagattgtgaggttgagtccattttgttgtactagggaaccgttcaattgtctgataacagtgggatagaagccgtccttgagcctggtggtacgtgctttcagactattgcatcttctgcctgatgggagaggggagaagacagaatgtccggggtgagtggggtttgtttgtgtgtttgattgtgtgttgctccagactccagtatcTGCCGTCCCTTGTGTCCCCCTCATCCAAAGAATATGTGCAACGCTTGTATGCACACGGTGGCCCCAAATAATCAAGGGCACAGGTGCAAGGATCCAACAAAAGGCGGGACAATTGATTTCCTTGTGTGAGGTGGACAACAATTACAATAATCTGTCGGCAGTTTTAATGAAACCCAGCACTGCTTCTGGGCTTTGTGTCGATGCCGGGCGCACTGGGACATGTGACGCCGAGTTTGACGGGATGTTGCTCCCCTTGGTTTCCAGATCCTCGACCTCACTCTGGGCAACGCTGCCATCCTGCTTCAGATTGACAACGCAAGACTCAGCGCAGAGGACTTCAGGACGAAGTTTGTACCACAAACCTTTTCTCACCTTTGCAATTATAGTTCAATCCAATACACAGCAGTCCGGACAGAATCCTTTCCCTATCTATGGGCGCGGACACTGCCAGAGCTTATTGTCCATCACAAGCACCCTGGACTGACCATTGGCTGTTGGcagggctggagtcacatatagaccaagATGGGAAAGTAAATATTTCTCTCCAGGATGTTTGTGCATCAGATGGgtctctagaacatagaacacagaacagtacagcacaggaacaggcccttcggcccacaaagtctgcaccgaacacgataccaaattaaactaatccctcctgcccgtacatgacccatatccctccattccctgcagattcatgtgtctaacagcctctaaaACACcacgatcgtatctgcttccacccccacccctaacagcacattccaggcacccaccgctctctgtgtaaaaaaacttgccccgcacatctcccttaaactttccccctctcaccttaaatgcaatttACAATGATCCAGTAGTTTCGTGACATGAAGGATACTTGCACTTAATAAAAATGatggtttatttaattaattatcaATGGGCCAGATCCTGACAACATGACGACAGGCCACCATACCCTGCGTTCAGGGCTCCAGTGCACACTGTGGTCTGCTCTGGCCTTTGCATTTTTAACTCTGTAAAATCCCACTTGAGTTAGCAGAACAATAGTTATCCATGACGTGTTAGTGTATGCACTGGCCACAGGTATGAAATGCGCTGTAGGGGAAAGGTCTGGACAGCGTTGATGTTTAATTTCAGAGGTTTCTAGATTCTGTGCCTCTATCCTATTCCAGGCTGGAGTCCGAATCACTTGTCCGTCAGGCCGTGGAGAACGACATTGACCGTCTGAGGCGCgtcaaggaggaatatgaggtcaACGCCGTCTCTCTGAGGAACGAGTCTGATCTGttgactgaagaaattctgtTCCTGAAGAAGAACCAGGCAGAGGTAAGGGCAGCTTCACTCACAGAGACAGCGTCAGCATTAGTTGTCCATCCCGATTACCCCCGAACTGAAGTGTGCTGATCTGAAGCATTGactcggtttctcttcccacagatgcagcctgacctgctgagtatttccagcattttttatttttaactctcTATTGGAGCTTGCTCGACATGGCTTTCATACTTTCTACCTCACAGAAGTACATTCCAAAATGTTTCATTGGCTACAAAGCACTTTGGGGGCTCCTCCTAAACAGAGCTGCTGCAAAATGCAAAGTTTTTTCAGTTATCTTATTGTACTTAGCTAACTAACCCTtaaattggcatgtcccctttgaccctcgccaatttttatccatgcaccatagaaagcatcctatctggatgcatcacagcttggtatggcaactgctctgcccttgaccgcgagaaactgcagagagttgtggacccagctcagcacatcacagaaaccagcctcccctccatggagtctacaCTTCCTCCAttctatctaagatcctcttaaataccactatcgtatctgcctccaccaccaccccccgcagcacattccaggcacccaccactctctgtgtaaaaaacttgccctgcacgtctcctttaaactttccccccctcacctgaaattaCAACTTACAAtgatccagtagttttgtgacaTGAAGGATACTCGCACTTAATAAAAATTTAtgtgtatttaattgttttaattatcgATGGTCCAGATCAGATTATCAGTGGTCCTGaattccttcagcactttgtgtgtgatgctccagcataatcaaagaccccacccaccccggacattctctcttcttcccccccatcccatcaggcagaagatacaaaagcctgaaagcac encodes the following:
- the si:ch211-243g18.2 gene encoding keratin, type I cytoskeletal 18: MPVGRAGRCDWALAAPVAEEWGEWECPEPRWGRLSLAIYSGRQPAGRSVQRPTSSPAAVSAILTAMPSITSTISSRRTSRRSVAPSFSSRSVQSGSWSRGSATGHSLVLGSGGGISSSAGLLMSAAVAGPGGEKETMQGLNERLARYLDKVRTLETSNRELEVQISALLEERRPVERDINPMLAQARVLNKQILDLTLGNAAILLQIDNARLSAEDFRTKLESESLVRQAVENDIDRLRRVKEEYEVNAVSLRNESDLLTEEILFLKKNQAEEINGLKAQLKTEKVSVSVSSNKETDISELVAKVRTEYENLIMKNKADAEAWYQSQIQVVTTEVEQNSKALDDAKAEINVKRQTAQGLEVELETLKAQINGLENILGETEKRNEEEFNKLQLVISQHEAQLVDLRNEILRHKDNYDDLLKIKQTLEAEIAEYRRLLNGNMSVKPDPPPRTPSPPPEVTTRKIVKVITTTLVDGKVVDESSKVEEYSEQTQRLE